A genome region from Trachemys scripta elegans isolate TJP31775 chromosome 2, CAS_Tse_1.0, whole genome shotgun sequence includes the following:
- the LOC117873141 gene encoding serpin B3-like produces MSSISEATTKFALDFFKVLNKDSPSDNIIYSPLSISAALGMVLLGARGNTATQIQKVLRFAELRENENPGTGRSSEATSDENSESSCRLPLHPHLPVPDDQCDIPGGIHSQFHDIFSSINKPTTSYELAIANRLYGEKTFNFLQQYLSCIQKLYQAELKPVDFQNAAEETRKQINLWIETFTKGKIKDFFGPQALSGDTKLVLVNAVYFKGQWGEEFKKENTKERPFQINKTTSKPVQMMYQESRYKIATIEEHQSQVLELPYKGGDLSMYILLPKDNMGLTQLEKELTYEKLTTWISPDHLKEGDVDVALPRFKVETSAQLKQYLEALGMTDVFHPGVSDLSGMAKEGGLFVSQATHKAYIEVNEEGTVAAAATGTGISTSVLRMPVQFVADHPFLFFIRHQKTKCILFYGRVSSP; encoded by the exons ATGAGCTCCATCAGTGAAGCAACTACTAAATTTGCCCTTGACTTTTTCAAAGTATTGAACAAAGATAGTCCATCTGATAATATCATCTATTCTCCTCTGAGTATCTCAGCTGCCCTGGGCATGGTCCTTCTTGGGGCCAGAGGTAATACTGCCACCCAGATACAAAAG GTTCTTCGCTTCGCTGAACTTAGagaaaatgaaaatccaggaaCAGGAAGGTCTTCGGAAGCAACAAGTGATGAGAATTCAGAGAGCAGTTGCAGACTACCTCTTCATCCCCATCTGCCG GTTCCTGATGATCAGTGTGATATACCCGGAGGGATTCATTCCCAGTTTCATGACATCTTCTCATCAATCAACAAACCTACCACTTCTTATGAGCTGGCTATTGCCAACAGACTGTATGGAGAAAAGACATTCAATTTTCTTCAG CAATACCTATCCTGCATACAGAAGTTATACCAGGCTGAATTGAAACCAGTTGATTTTCAGAATGCTGCAGAGGAAACCAGAAAGCAGATAAATTTGTGGATTGAAACCTTTACCAAGG gtaaaatcAAGGACTTCTTTGGCCCACAGGCTCTTTCTGGAGATACTAAATTAGTCCTCGTGAATGCGGTCTACTTcaaggggcaatggggagaggaatttaagaaagaaaacaccAAAGAAAGACCTTTTCAGATTAACAAG ACTACAAGCAAACCTGTGCAGATGATGTACCAGGAGAGCAGGTACAAAATAGCTACAATAGAGGAGCATCAGAGTCAGGTGCTTGAACTCCCATACAAGGGTGGTGACCTGAGTATGTATATTCTGCTGCCAAAAGACAACATGGGTCTAACACAG CTGGAAAAGGAACTTACCTATGAGAAATTAACAACTTGGATTAGCCCTGACCATTTGAAAGAAGGTGACGTGGATGTGGCTCTTCCTCGGTTCAAAGTCGAGACAAGTGCTCAACTTAAACAATATTTAGAGGCTTTAGGAATGACCGATGTATTTCACCCAGGAGTATCAGATTTATCTGGAATGGCAAAAGAAGGTGGCCTGTTTGTGAGTCAGGCTACCCATAAGGCTTATATAGAGGTCAATGAAGAGGGCACTGTGGCAGCAGCTGCAACTGGAACTGGCATAAGTACAAGCGTACTAAGAATGCCTGTACAGTTTGTGGCTGATCACCCTTTCCTCTTCTTTATCAGACACCAAAAAACCAAATGCATTCTCTTCTATGGTAGAGTCTCTTCTCCTTAA